From one Trifolium pratense cultivar HEN17-A07 linkage group LG1, ARS_RC_1.1, whole genome shotgun sequence genomic stretch:
- the LOC123911055 gene encoding probable pre-mRNA-splicing factor ATP-dependent RNA helicase DEAH2 isoform X1 has product MVKSNGNNLINHWNGKPYSQRYYDILEKRKILPIWHHKDDFLQRLKNNQTLILVGETGCGKTTQIPQFVLEALDLENKMMIACTQPRRFAAMSVSRRVAEEMDVTIGEEVGYSIRFEDCSSAKTALKYLTDDMLLREAMMDPLLKRYKVIILDEAHERTVATDVLFGVLKEVLKNRTDLKLVVMSAMIEAEVEKIKGFFFGASLMKVPGRLHPVEIFYTREPERDYMEAAIRTVVQIHMSEPAGDILVFLTGEEEVEDACSRISKEVANLGDQDQVGPVKVVPLYSTLTPAMLQKIFEPAPPPVKEGGPPGRKIVVSTNIAETSLTIDGIVYVIDPGFVKQKVYNPRVCVESLLVSPISKATARQRSGRAGRTQPGKCFRLYTERSFNNDLQPQTYPEIYKSNLANTVLTLKKLGIDDLIHFDFIDPPAPESFMRALEVLNYLGAVDDEGNLTKLGEIMSEFPLDPQMAKMLVVSPEFNCSNEILSISAMLSVPNCFIRPRDAQKAADEAKARFGHIDGDHLMLLNVYHAYKQNNEDASWCYDNFINNRALKSADNVRQQLVRIMARFNFKLCSTDFNSHDYYVNIRKAMLAGYFMQVAHLERTRYYLTVKNNQEVHLHPSNCLDHKPEWVIYNECVLTSRNYISTVTNICGEWLVDIAPHYYDLSNFPQCEAKRVLEKLYKKREKEKDDKLNPVKGVQELKSQQKIGLEVSKDLDSITVENVEELKPGKEAEVKVSKDLGSIRVKNVEELKAGKEADMVSKDPGSITVKNADELKPGKEEELKVSEDHLTTVKNAEALKPERERELEVSKDMVIKTVKNVQELKAGKEAEIVSKDLGSIRVNNADELKPGNEAEMKVSKDHLTTVKNTEALKPEIERELEVSKDTVIKTVKNVEELKAGKEADMVSKDSGSIRVKNADELKPGNEAEMKVSKDHLTTVKNAEALKPEIERELEVSKDTVIKTVKNVEELKPEKEAESRVSKGIEELKLLEAIEEMKLKLDGLESKLNEADFINKSPRKVQVGFPLLYVCMVALICVVLGYRLHS; this is encoded by the exons ATGGTGAAATCCAACGGCAACAATCTCATTAACCACTGGAACGGTAAACCCTACTCTCAAAGGTACTACGATATTCTAGAAAAGAGGAAAATCCTTCCCATTTGGCACCACAAAGATGATTTCTTGCAGCGTTTGAAGAATAATCAAACTTTGATTCTCGTTGGTGAAACTGGTTGTGGTAAAACCACTCAGATTCCTCAATTTGTTTTGGAAGCTCTTGATTTAGAGAATAAGATGATGATTGCATGCACTCAGCCTCGTAGATTTGCTGCAATGTCTGTTTCACGCCGTGTGGCGGAAGAGATGGATGTAACTATTGGGGAAGAAGTTGGTTATAGCATTAGGTTTGAAGATTGTAGTAGCGCAAAGACAGCTTTGAAGTATCTAACTGATGATATGCTTTTGAGAGAAGCAATGATGGATCCACTTTTGAAGCGATACAAAGTAATTATTCTAGATGAGGCACACGAAAGGACTGTGGCTACTGATGTGCTGTTTGGTGTTCTTAAGGAAGTTCTTAAAAACAGAACTGACTTGAAGTTGGTGGTTATGAGTGCAATGATTGAAGCTGAAGTTGAAAAGATTaagggatttttttttggtgccTCTCTTATGAAAGTTCCTGGAAGGTTACATCCGGTGGAAATTTTTTATACTCGAGAACCCGAAAGGGATTACATGGAGGCTGCTATTAGGACAGTGGTGCAGATTCACATGTCTGAACCTGCTGGAGACATACTTGTTTTTCTTACGGGAGAGGAGGAGGTAGAAGATGCATGCAGCAGAATATCGAAAGAAGTTGCAAATTTGGGGGATCAGGATCAGGTTGGCCCTGTGAAAGTAGTACCGTTGTATTCTACTCTTACGCCGGCTATGCTGCAGAAGATATTTGAGCCAGCTCCGCCTCCAGTTAAGGAGGGAGGCCCCCCTGGAAGGAAGATTGTGGTGTCAACAAACATAGCAGAAACTTCGTTGACAATTGATGGTATAGTCTATGTCATTGACCCTGGATTTGTTAAGCAAAAGGTTTATAACCCTCGAGTTTGTGTTGAGTCTTTGTTGGTGTCTCCAATATCAAAGGCTACTGCTCGCCAGAGATCTGGGCGTGCTGGAAGAACTCAACCAGGGAAATGCTTTAGACTTTATACCGAAAGAAGTTTCAACAATGATCTTCAACCACAGACATATCCTGAAATTTATAAATCTAATCTTGCCAACACGGTTCTTACATTGAAGAAACTGGGTATAGATGATTTAATTCATTTTGACTTCATAGACCCTCCTGCACCTGAATCGTTTATGCGTGCTTTGGAAGTGTTGAATTACTTGGGTGCAGTGGATGATGAAGGCAACTTAACAAAATTGGGTGAGATTATGAGCGAGTTTCCATTGGACCCTCAGATGGCAAAGATGCTTGTTGTTAGTCCTGAATTCAACTGTTCAAACGAGATTCTTTCAATTTCAGCCATGTTATCAGTACCCAATTGCTTTATCCGGCCTAGGGATGCACAAAAAGCTGCGGATGAAGCGAAAGCTAGGTTTGGACACATTGATGGAGATCATCTAATGCTCTTGAATGTATATCATGCCTACAAGCAAAACAATGAGGATGCTTCTTGGTGCTATGACAACTTCATTAATAATAGAGCGCTCAAATCAGCTGATAATGTTCGACAACAACTTGTTCGTATCATGGCTAGGTTTAACTTCAAGTTATGCAGCACAGACTTCAATAGTCACGACTACTACGTCAACATTAGAAAGGCAATGCTAGCAGGATATTTCATGCAGGTGGCTCATCTTGAGCGGACAAGATACTACTTGACAGTGAAAAACAACCAGGAGGTACACTTGCATCCATCAAATTGCCTGGATCACAAGCCTGAGTGGGTTATCTATAATGAATGTGTTCTTACCAGTCGGAATTATATAAGTACTGTGACAAATATATGCGGTGAATGGTTAGTTGATATAGCACCGCATTACTATGATTTGTCTAATTTCCCACAATGTGAAGCAAAGCGTGTTCTTGAAAAGCTTTACAAGAAacgagagaaagaaaaagatgacAAGTTAAACCCAGTGAAGGGTGTACAGGAACTGAAGTCACAGCAAAAAATAGGGTTAGAAGTGTCAAAAGATCTGGATTCAATCACAGTAGAGAATGTAGAGGAACTGAAACCAGGAAAAGAAGCAGAGGTGAAGGTGTCAAAAGATCTGGGTTCAATCAGAGTAAAGAATGTAGAGGAACTGAAAGCAGGAAAAGAAGCAGATATGGTGTCAAAAGATCCGGGTTCAATCACAGTAAAAAATGCAGATGAACTGAAACCAGGAAAAGAAGAAGAGCTGAAGGTATCAGAAGATCATCTGACCACAGTAAAAAATGCAGAGGCACTGAAAccagaaagagaaagagaactAGAAGTTTCAAAAGATATGGTGATTAAGACAGTAAAGAATGTTCAGGAACTGAAAGCAGGAAAAGAAGCAGAGATTGTGTCAAAAGATCTGGGTTCAATCAGAGTAAACAATGCAGATGAACTGAAACCAGGAAATGAAGCAGAGATGAAGGTGTCAAAAGATCATTTGACCACAGTAAAAAATACAGAGGCACTGAAACCAGAAATAGAAAGAGAACTAGAAGTTTCAAAAGATACGGTGATTAAGACAGTAAAGAATGTTGAGGAACTGAAAGCAGGAAAAGAAGCAGATATGGTGTCAAAAGATTCGGGTTCAATCAGAGTAAAGAATGCAGATGAACTGAAACCAGGAAATGAAGCAGAGATGAAGGTGTCAAAAGATCATTTGACCACAGTAAAAAATGCAGAGGCACTGAAACCAGAAATAGAAAGAGAACTAGAAGTTTCAAAAGATACGGTGATTAAGACAGTAAAGAATGTTGAGGAACTGAAGCCAGAAAAAGAAGCCGAGTCAAGAGTTTCAAAGGGTATTGAGGAGCTGAAACTGCTGGAAGCCATTGAAGAGATGAAGTTAAAACTAGATGGACTTGAATCAAAGCTAAATGAG GCTGATTTTATTAACAAGAGTCCAAGAAAAGTTCAAGTTGGGTTCCCACTTCTCTATGTCTGTATGGTGGCACTTATCTGTGTTGTTTTGGGATACCGTTTACACTCTTGA
- the LOC123911055 gene encoding probable pre-mRNA-splicing factor ATP-dependent RNA helicase DEAH2 isoform X2: MVKSNGNNLINHWNGKPYSQRYYDILEKRKILPIWHHKDDFLQRLKNNQTLILVGETGCGKTTQIPQFVLEALDLENKMMIACTQPRRFAAMSVSRRVAEEMDVTIGEEVGYSIRFEDCSSAKTALKYLTDDMLLREAMMDPLLKRYKVIILDEAHERTVATDVLFGVLKEVLKNRTDLKLVVMSAMIEAEVEKIKGFFFGASLMKVPGRLHPVEIFYTREPERDYMEAAIRTVVQIHMSEPAGDILVFLTGEEEVEDACSRISKEVANLGDQDQVGPVKVVPLYSTLTPAMLQKIFEPAPPPVKEGGPPGRKIVVSTNIAETSLTIDGIVYVIDPGFVKQKVYNPRVCVESLLVSPISKATARQRSGRAGRTQPGKCFRLYTERSFNNDLQPQTYPEIYKSNLANTVLTLKKLGIDDLIHFDFIDPPAPESFMRALEVLNYLGAVDDEGNLTKLGEIMSEFPLDPQMAKMLVVSPEFNCSNEILSISAMLSVPNCFIRPRDAQKAADEAKARFGHIDGDHLMLLNVYHAYKQNNEDASWCYDNFINNRALKSADNVRQQLVRIMARFNFKLCSTDFNSHDYYVNIRKAMLAGYFMQVAHLERTRYYLTVKNNQEVHLHPSNCLDHKPEWVIYNECVLTSRNYISTVTNICGEWLVDIAPHYYDLSNFPQCEAKRVLEKLYKKREKEKDDKLNPVKGVQELKSQQKIGLEVSKDLDSITVENVEELKPGKEAEVKVSKDLGSIRVKNVEELKAGKEADMVSKDSGSIRVKNADELKPGNEAEMKVSKDHLTTVKNAEALKPEIERELEVSKDTVIKTVKNVEELKPEKEAESRVSKGIEELKLLEAIEEMKLKLDGLESKLNEADFINKSPRKVQVGFPLLYVCMVALICVVLGYRLHS; the protein is encoded by the exons ATGGTGAAATCCAACGGCAACAATCTCATTAACCACTGGAACGGTAAACCCTACTCTCAAAGGTACTACGATATTCTAGAAAAGAGGAAAATCCTTCCCATTTGGCACCACAAAGATGATTTCTTGCAGCGTTTGAAGAATAATCAAACTTTGATTCTCGTTGGTGAAACTGGTTGTGGTAAAACCACTCAGATTCCTCAATTTGTTTTGGAAGCTCTTGATTTAGAGAATAAGATGATGATTGCATGCACTCAGCCTCGTAGATTTGCTGCAATGTCTGTTTCACGCCGTGTGGCGGAAGAGATGGATGTAACTATTGGGGAAGAAGTTGGTTATAGCATTAGGTTTGAAGATTGTAGTAGCGCAAAGACAGCTTTGAAGTATCTAACTGATGATATGCTTTTGAGAGAAGCAATGATGGATCCACTTTTGAAGCGATACAAAGTAATTATTCTAGATGAGGCACACGAAAGGACTGTGGCTACTGATGTGCTGTTTGGTGTTCTTAAGGAAGTTCTTAAAAACAGAACTGACTTGAAGTTGGTGGTTATGAGTGCAATGATTGAAGCTGAAGTTGAAAAGATTaagggatttttttttggtgccTCTCTTATGAAAGTTCCTGGAAGGTTACATCCGGTGGAAATTTTTTATACTCGAGAACCCGAAAGGGATTACATGGAGGCTGCTATTAGGACAGTGGTGCAGATTCACATGTCTGAACCTGCTGGAGACATACTTGTTTTTCTTACGGGAGAGGAGGAGGTAGAAGATGCATGCAGCAGAATATCGAAAGAAGTTGCAAATTTGGGGGATCAGGATCAGGTTGGCCCTGTGAAAGTAGTACCGTTGTATTCTACTCTTACGCCGGCTATGCTGCAGAAGATATTTGAGCCAGCTCCGCCTCCAGTTAAGGAGGGAGGCCCCCCTGGAAGGAAGATTGTGGTGTCAACAAACATAGCAGAAACTTCGTTGACAATTGATGGTATAGTCTATGTCATTGACCCTGGATTTGTTAAGCAAAAGGTTTATAACCCTCGAGTTTGTGTTGAGTCTTTGTTGGTGTCTCCAATATCAAAGGCTACTGCTCGCCAGAGATCTGGGCGTGCTGGAAGAACTCAACCAGGGAAATGCTTTAGACTTTATACCGAAAGAAGTTTCAACAATGATCTTCAACCACAGACATATCCTGAAATTTATAAATCTAATCTTGCCAACACGGTTCTTACATTGAAGAAACTGGGTATAGATGATTTAATTCATTTTGACTTCATAGACCCTCCTGCACCTGAATCGTTTATGCGTGCTTTGGAAGTGTTGAATTACTTGGGTGCAGTGGATGATGAAGGCAACTTAACAAAATTGGGTGAGATTATGAGCGAGTTTCCATTGGACCCTCAGATGGCAAAGATGCTTGTTGTTAGTCCTGAATTCAACTGTTCAAACGAGATTCTTTCAATTTCAGCCATGTTATCAGTACCCAATTGCTTTATCCGGCCTAGGGATGCACAAAAAGCTGCGGATGAAGCGAAAGCTAGGTTTGGACACATTGATGGAGATCATCTAATGCTCTTGAATGTATATCATGCCTACAAGCAAAACAATGAGGATGCTTCTTGGTGCTATGACAACTTCATTAATAATAGAGCGCTCAAATCAGCTGATAATGTTCGACAACAACTTGTTCGTATCATGGCTAGGTTTAACTTCAAGTTATGCAGCACAGACTTCAATAGTCACGACTACTACGTCAACATTAGAAAGGCAATGCTAGCAGGATATTTCATGCAGGTGGCTCATCTTGAGCGGACAAGATACTACTTGACAGTGAAAAACAACCAGGAGGTACACTTGCATCCATCAAATTGCCTGGATCACAAGCCTGAGTGGGTTATCTATAATGAATGTGTTCTTACCAGTCGGAATTATATAAGTACTGTGACAAATATATGCGGTGAATGGTTAGTTGATATAGCACCGCATTACTATGATTTGTCTAATTTCCCACAATGTGAAGCAAAGCGTGTTCTTGAAAAGCTTTACAAGAAacgagagaaagaaaaagatgacAAGTTAAACCCAGTGAAGGGTGTACAGGAACTGAAGTCACAGCAAAAAATAGGGTTAGAAGTGTCAAAAGATCTGGATTCAATCACAGTAGAGAATGTAGAGGAACTGAAACCAGGAAAAGAAGCAGAGGTGAAGGTGTCAAAAGATCTGGGTTCAATCAGAGTAAAGAATGTAGAGGAACTGAAAGCAGGAAAAGAAGCAGATATG GTGTCAAAAGATTCGGGTTCAATCAGAGTAAAGAATGCAGATGAACTGAAACCAGGAAATGAAGCAGAGATGAAGGTGTCAAAAGATCATTTGACCACAGTAAAAAATGCAGAGGCACTGAAACCAGAAATAGAAAGAGAACTAGAAGTTTCAAAAGATACGGTGATTAAGACAGTAAAGAATGTTGAGGAACTGAAGCCAGAAAAAGAAGCCGAGTCAAGAGTTTCAAAGGGTATTGAGGAGCTGAAACTGCTGGAAGCCATTGAAGAGATGAAGTTAAAACTAGATGGACTTGAATCAAAGCTAAATGAG GCTGATTTTATTAACAAGAGTCCAAGAAAAGTTCAAGTTGGGTTCCCACTTCTCTATGTCTGTATGGTGGCACTTATCTGTGTTGTTTTGGGATACCGTTTACACTCTTGA
- the LOC123888771 gene encoding dnaJ homolog subfamily B member 12-like: MECNKDEAVRAKQLAESRMQRGQFVEALKFANKAKKMYADVDNIAQILAICEVHVAALNKLSCFEMDWYRILQTERLSEEAIIKKQYRKLALLLHPDKNKFAGAEAAFKLIGEANSVLSDQAKRSLHDMKVKAHVRAAAPKRKAPSHHSNGNKFAARTAVPKTPSHHSNGNMYAALNPEVWETLDRLVQQLQSQQKQLEMLQSRQTQLIREMMDRNRKKLEAKRRRKW; the protein is encoded by the coding sequence ATGGAGTGCAACAAGGACGAGGCTGTGAGGGCTAAGCAATTGGCAGAAAGTAGAATGCAAAGGGGTCAATTTGTAGAGGCACTGAAGTTTGCTAACAAGGCCAAAAAGATGTATGCTGATGTTGATAACATTGCTCAGATCCTTGCAATTTGTGAGGTTCACGTTGCTGCATTGAACAAACTCTCTTGTTTTGAAATGGACTGGTATCGAATTCTTCAGACAGAAAGACTCTCTGAGGAAGCAATCATAAAGAAACAGTACAGAAAGCTTGCACTGCTACTTCATCCTGATAAAAATAAGTTTGCTGGTGCAGAAGCTGCTTTCAAGTTGATTGGGGAAGCCAATAGCGTGTTGAGTGACCAAGCAAAGCGGTCTTTACATGACATGAAGGTTAAAGCCCATGTGAGAGCTGCAGCACCTAAGCGTAAGGCCCCATCCCATCACTCAAATGGGAACAAATTTGCAGCGAGAACTGCAGTACCCAAGACCCCATCCCATCACTCAAATGGGAACATGTATGCAGCGTTGAACCCTGAGGTGTGGGAAACTTTAGACAGACTAGTGCAGCAGCTGCAGTCTCAACAAAAGCAATTAGAAATGCTGCAGTCTCGACAAACGCAATTAATAAGGGAAATGATGGACCGGAACCGGAAGAAGCTGGAAGCTAAAAGGAGAAGAAAATGGTAA
- the LOC123911067 gene encoding vesicle-associated protein 2-2-like isoform X2 encodes MNRTPILEIEPRELKFIFELKKQSSCSVKVTNNTYHHVAFKVKTTSPKKYSVRPNVGVLAPKSTAEFIVTMQAQRVAPEDLVCKDKFLVQSTLVSNETTDEDVTSNLFVKDGVRYIEENKLKVALISSPDSPELVPFNGNSKNGFDHEKAQMHSKDELEIQSLEPMVLKKPQHSKVHDVELEEDMELNVEYHTGLDVIKDAKEPGESGLKVSRDDKLNPVKGVEELKSQQKIGVEVSKDLDSITVENAEELKPGKEAEVKVSKDLGSIRVKNAEELKAGKKAEMVSNDPGSIRVNNADELKPGKEAELKVSKDYLTTVNDAEALKPEKERELKVSKDTVIKTVKNVEELEPEKEPESRVSKGIEELKLLEAIEEMKLKLDGLESKLNESGVTISKLTEERRLSNQETRILQEKLADLLNKTPRKVQVGFPLLYVCMVALICVVLGYRLHS; translated from the exons ATGAACAGAACACCGATTCTCGAAATTGAACCAAGGGAACTCAAATTCATAT TTGAATTGAAGAAACAAAGTTCTTGTTCGGTTAAAGTGACTAATAATACTTATCACCATGTCGCTTTTAAG GTGAAAACGACGTCGCCTAAGAAATATTCAGTGCGACCAAATGTTGGAGTTCTCGCGCCAAAATCTACTGCTGAATTCATAG TTACAATGCAAGCCCAACGGGTGGCTCCTGAAGATTTGGTGTGCAAAGACAAGTTCTTAGTCCAAAGCACATTAGTTTCTAATGAAACAACTGATGAAGATGTTACTTCCAACTTG TTTGTCAAAGACGGAGTGCGATATATCGAAGAAAATAAGCTGAAGGTGGCCTTGATCAGCTCACCTGATTCACCAGAACTAGTTCCTTTTAATGGAAACTCCAAGAATGGGTTTGATCATGAAAAAGCTCAGATGCACAGTAAAGATGAACTTGAAATCCAGTCCCTTGAACCCATG GTTCTTAAAAAACCACAGCACAGTAAGGTTCATGATGTAGAGCTTGAAGAGGATATGGAGTTGAATGTAGAATACCATACGGG GTTGGATGTTATTAAGGATGCAAAGGAGCCAGGAGAATCAGGGTTGAAAGTGTCAAGAGATGACAAGTTGAACCCAGTAAAGGGTGTAGAGGAACTGAAGTCACAGCAGAAAATAGGGGTAGAAGTGTCAAAAGATCTGGATTCAATCACAGTAGAGAATGCAGAGGAACTGAAACCAGGAAAAGAAGCAGAGGTGAAGGTGTCAAAAGATCTGGGTTCAATCAGAGTAAAGAATGCAGAGGAACTGAAAGCAGGAAAAAAAGCAGAGATGGTGTCAAATGATCCGGGTTCAATCAGAGTAAACAATGCAGATGAACTGAAACCAGGAAAAGAAGCAGAGCTGAAGGTGTCAAAAGATTATTTGACCACAGTAAACGATGCAGAGGCGCTGAAaccagaaaaagaaagagaactAAAAGTTTCAAAAGATACGGTGATTAAGACAGTAAAGAATGTTGAGGAACTGGAGCCAGAAAAAGAACCTGAGTCAAGAGTTTCAAAGGGTATTGAGGAGCTGAAACTGCTGGAAGCCATTGAAGAGATGAAGTTAAAACTAGATGGACTTGAATCAAAGCTAAATGAG TCTGGAGTAACAATATCAAAGTTAACAGAAGAGAGGAGGTTAAGCAATCAAGAGACAAGGATCTTGCAAGAAAAACTA GCAGATCTTCTTAATAAAACTCCGAGAAAAGTTCAAGTTGGGTTCCCACTTCTATATGTCTGTATGGTGGCACTTATCTGTGTTGTTTTGGGATACCGTTTACACTCTTGA
- the LOC123911067 gene encoding vesicle-associated protein 2-2-like isoform X1: MNRTPILEIEPRELKFIFELKKQSSCSVKVTNNTYHHVAFKVKTTSPKKYSVRPNVGVLAPKSTAEFIVTMQAQRVAPEDLVCKDKFLVQSTLVSNETTDEDVTSNLFVKDGVRYIEENKLKVALISSPDSPELVPFNGNSKNGFDHEKAQMHSKDELEIQSLEPMVLKKPQHSKVHDVELEEDMELNVEYHTGLDVIKDAKEPGESGLKVSRDDKLNPVKGVEELKSQHTGLDVIKDAKEPGESGLKVSRDDKLNPVKGVEELKSQQKIGVEVSKDLDSITVENAEELKPGKEAEVKVSKDLGSIRVKNAEELKAGKKAEMVSNDPGSIRVNNADELKPGKEAELKVSKDYLTTVNDAEALKPEKERELKVSKDTVIKTVKNVEELEPEKEPESRVSKGIEELKLLEAIEEMKLKLDGLESKLNESGVTISKLTEERRLSNQETRILQEKLADLLNKTPRKVQVGFPLLYVCMVALICVVLGYRLHS; this comes from the exons ATGAACAGAACACCGATTCTCGAAATTGAACCAAGGGAACTCAAATTCATAT TTGAATTGAAGAAACAAAGTTCTTGTTCGGTTAAAGTGACTAATAATACTTATCACCATGTCGCTTTTAAG GTGAAAACGACGTCGCCTAAGAAATATTCAGTGCGACCAAATGTTGGAGTTCTCGCGCCAAAATCTACTGCTGAATTCATAG TTACAATGCAAGCCCAACGGGTGGCTCCTGAAGATTTGGTGTGCAAAGACAAGTTCTTAGTCCAAAGCACATTAGTTTCTAATGAAACAACTGATGAAGATGTTACTTCCAACTTG TTTGTCAAAGACGGAGTGCGATATATCGAAGAAAATAAGCTGAAGGTGGCCTTGATCAGCTCACCTGATTCACCAGAACTAGTTCCTTTTAATGGAAACTCCAAGAATGGGTTTGATCATGAAAAAGCTCAGATGCACAGTAAAGATGAACTTGAAATCCAGTCCCTTGAACCCATG GTTCTTAAAAAACCACAGCACAGTAAGGTTCATGATGTAGAGCTTGAAGAGGATATGGAGTTGAATGTAGAATACCATACGGGGTTGGATGTTATTAAGGATGCAAAGGAGCCAGGAGAATCAGGGTTGAAAGTGTCAAGAGATGACAAGTTGAACCCAGTAAAGGGTGTAGAGGAACTGAAGTCACAGCATACGGGGTTGGATGTTATTAAGGATGCAAAGGAGCCAGGAGAATCAGGGTTGAAAGTGTCAAGAGATGACAAGTTGAACCCAGTAAAGGGTGTAGAGGAACTGAAGTCACAGCAGAAAATAGGGGTAGAAGTGTCAAAAGATCTGGATTCAATCACAGTAGAGAATGCAGAGGAACTGAAACCAGGAAAAGAAGCAGAGGTGAAGGTGTCAAAAGATCTGGGTTCAATCAGAGTAAAGAATGCAGAGGAACTGAAAGCAGGAAAAAAAGCAGAGATGGTGTCAAATGATCCGGGTTCAATCAGAGTAAACAATGCAGATGAACTGAAACCAGGAAAAGAAGCAGAGCTGAAGGTGTCAAAAGATTATTTGACCACAGTAAACGATGCAGAGGCGCTGAAaccagaaaaagaaagagaactAAAAGTTTCAAAAGATACGGTGATTAAGACAGTAAAGAATGTTGAGGAACTGGAGCCAGAAAAAGAACCTGAGTCAAGAGTTTCAAAGGGTATTGAGGAGCTGAAACTGCTGGAAGCCATTGAAGAGATGAAGTTAAAACTAGATGGACTTGAATCAAAGCTAAATGAG TCTGGAGTAACAATATCAAAGTTAACAGAAGAGAGGAGGTTAAGCAATCAAGAGACAAGGATCTTGCAAGAAAAACTA GCAGATCTTCTTAATAAAACTCCGAGAAAAGTTCAAGTTGGGTTCCCACTTCTATATGTCTGTATGGTGGCACTTATCTGTGTTGTTTTGGGATACCGTTTACACTCTTGA
- the LOC123911080 gene encoding acyl carrier protein 1, chloroplastic-like isoform X2, which produces MAINMQAASHSLLSLNHNILPVTSTAGQRSSLISSYGRWNVPFSSQRRPIHLTVSCAAKPQTVEKVAQIVKKQLALPDDSNVTGDSKFAALGADSLDTVEIVMGLEEEFGISVEEDSAQSISTVQEAADLIEDIISKQSP; this is translated from the exons ATGGCGATCAATATGCAAGCAGCTTCACACTCTCTGCTCTCTCTTAATCACAACATACT GCCTGTCACTTCCACTGCTGGGCAGAGGTCATCCTTAATTTCAAGCTATGGGAGATGGAATGTGCCTTTTAGCTCACAGCGACGCCCAATTCACCTTACAGTTTCTTGCGCT GCTAAACCGCAGACAGTGGAAAAAGTGGCCCAAATAGTAAAGAAGCAGTTGGCTTTACCAGATGACTCTAATGTTACTGGCGATTCAAAATTTGCAGCTCTTGGGGCTGATTCGCTGGACACA GTTGAGATTGTGATGGGACTCGAGGAGGAATTTGGCATCAGTGTTGAAGAAGATAGTGCACAGAGCATTTCAACAGTTCAAGAAGCTGCAGATCTTATTGAGGATATCATCAGTAAACAGAGtccttaa
- the LOC123911080 gene encoding acyl carrier protein 1, chloroplastic-like isoform X1: MAINMQAASHSLLSLNHNILLPVTSTAGQRSSLISSYGRWNVPFSSQRRPIHLTVSCAAKPQTVEKVAQIVKKQLALPDDSNVTGDSKFAALGADSLDTVEIVMGLEEEFGISVEEDSAQSISTVQEAADLIEDIISKQSP, encoded by the exons ATGGCGATCAATATGCAAGCAGCTTCACACTCTCTGCTCTCTCTTAATCACAACATACTACTG CCTGTCACTTCCACTGCTGGGCAGAGGTCATCCTTAATTTCAAGCTATGGGAGATGGAATGTGCCTTTTAGCTCACAGCGACGCCCAATTCACCTTACAGTTTCTTGCGCT GCTAAACCGCAGACAGTGGAAAAAGTGGCCCAAATAGTAAAGAAGCAGTTGGCTTTACCAGATGACTCTAATGTTACTGGCGATTCAAAATTTGCAGCTCTTGGGGCTGATTCGCTGGACACA GTTGAGATTGTGATGGGACTCGAGGAGGAATTTGGCATCAGTGTTGAAGAAGATAGTGCACAGAGCATTTCAACAGTTCAAGAAGCTGCAGATCTTATTGAGGATATCATCAGTAAACAGAGtccttaa